The following coding sequences lie in one Phycicoccus duodecadis genomic window:
- a CDS encoding DUF3618 domain-containing protein yields the protein MSQHQSIAALEAEVVARRERLARTVDQLVVTASPKNIVRRQVEAAKAALDAATRTPDGRLRTDRVAAAGAVVAVLGGLLAYRAWQRR from the coding sequence ATGAGCCAGCACCAGTCCATCGCGGCCCTCGAGGCCGAGGTCGTCGCCCGGCGCGAGCGCCTGGCGCGCACCGTCGACCAGCTCGTCGTCACGGCCAGCCCGAAGAACATCGTGCGGCGCCAGGTCGAGGCCGCCAAGGCTGCCCTCGACGCGGCCACCCGCACCCCGGACGGGCGCCTGCGCACCGACCGGGTCGCCGCCGCCGGTGCGGTCGTCGCCGTGCTCGGGGGCCTGCTGGCCTACCGCGCCTGGCAGCGCCGCTGA
- a CDS encoding class I SAM-dependent methyltransferase encodes MSHPPQQAVYADNPRDEVVPFLPGGVRSALDVGCGRGGFGRSLRRRYGAQARLVGVEPVPEQAAAARRADGFDEVVDGYFPDALEGRDEQFDLVTYNDVLEHIVDPAATLRATMAHLTPTGRVVAAIPNVAYAPVVADLVRNRWEYTDQGILDRTHLRFFTRASAVALFEDNGFAVEACGGINSIGKRWDTDPLLPRRVAKRLLARSLGDHRYLHFVVVGRPTGERYAEVNGARA; translated from the coding sequence ATGTCGCATCCCCCGCAGCAGGCCGTCTACGCCGACAACCCGCGCGACGAGGTGGTCCCCTTCCTGCCCGGCGGCGTCCGGTCGGCGCTCGACGTCGGCTGCGGGCGCGGCGGCTTCGGGCGGAGCCTGCGGCGACGCTACGGCGCTCAGGCGCGTCTGGTGGGGGTGGAGCCGGTGCCCGAGCAGGCGGCCGCGGCGCGCCGGGCCGACGGCTTCGACGAGGTGGTCGACGGCTACTTCCCCGACGCCCTCGAGGGCCGCGACGAGCAGTTCGACCTGGTGACCTACAACGACGTCCTGGAGCACATCGTCGACCCGGCCGCCACGCTGCGGGCCACCATGGCGCACCTGACGCCCACCGGCCGCGTGGTGGCGGCCATCCCGAACGTCGCCTACGCCCCGGTGGTGGCGGACCTGGTACGCAACCGGTGGGAGTACACCGACCAGGGCATCCTCGACCGCACGCACCTGCGGTTCTTCACGCGCGCCTCGGCGGTGGCGCTCTTCGAGGACAACGGCTTCGCGGTCGAGGCCTGCGGCGGGATCAACAGTATCGGCAAGCGGTGGGACACCGACCCCCTGCTGCCGCGCCGCGTCGCCAAGCGCCTGCTGGCCCGGTCGCTCGGCGACCACCGCTACCTGCACTTCGTCGTCGTGGGCCGGCCCACCGGCGAGCGGTACGCGGAGGTCAACGGCGCCCGGGCGTGA
- the bcp gene encoding thioredoxin-dependent thiol peroxidase — protein sequence MGERLAPGDTAPDFTLPDDTGSDVTLSDLRGRKVIVYFYPAAMTPGCTTQACDFSESLESLSAKGYTVLGISPDQPAKLATFREKEALTIALLSDADRSVMTAWGAFGEKTLYGKTVQGVIRSTVVLDEQGTVSHAWYNVKATGHVAKLRRDLGLE from the coding sequence GTGGGCGAACGGCTGGCCCCGGGCGACACCGCCCCCGACTTCACCCTCCCGGACGACACCGGGTCGGACGTCACCCTGTCCGACCTGCGCGGCCGCAAGGTCATCGTCTACTTCTACCCGGCGGCGATGACGCCTGGGTGCACCACGCAGGCGTGTGACTTCAGTGAGTCCCTCGAGTCGCTCAGCGCCAAGGGGTACACCGTGCTCGGCATCTCGCCCGACCAGCCGGCCAAGCTCGCGACGTTCCGCGAGAAGGAGGCGCTCACCATCGCGCTGCTGTCCGATGCCGACCGCTCGGTGATGACGGCGTGGGGCGCCTTCGGCGAGAAGACGCTCTACGGCAAGACGGTGCAGGGTGTCATCCGCAGCACCGTCGTGCTCGACGAGCAGGGCACCGTGAGCCACGCCTGGTACAACGTCAAAGCCACCGGCCACGTCGCGAAGCTCCGCCGCGACCTCGGCCTCGAGTGA
- a CDS encoding glycosyltransferase family 2 protein produces MAGDASPGGVSVVVPHHGDPAPTLATVRALLGQTYAPLQVVVSDDASPDPFPEVDGALVVRRAANGGFGSAVNTGAAAAEHPLLLVLNSDVTLGPTFVADLVAAATPWMPAVAGPLVLDPGGHPSWTARHFPTVTHQSVEWLTPLARFRHHRALHEAVGHDTRAVPGAVLPVDWVVGAALLLPTEALRAVGGFDQRYFMNSEEIDLQRRLRARGVPSVFVGTVSLVHVGGGSSDPARRRRWLVESRLRYAGTWGGRRRLKAALTLATGVNAVVNTGRRAVGRDVRPLETAREELSLIHGGPR; encoded by the coding sequence ATGGCCGGCGACGCATCCCCCGGCGGCGTCTCCGTCGTCGTCCCGCACCACGGCGACCCCGCGCCCACCCTGGCCACGGTGCGCGCCCTGCTCGGCCAGACGTACGCGCCCCTCCAGGTCGTGGTGTCCGACGACGCCTCGCCCGATCCCTTCCCGGAGGTCGACGGCGCGCTGGTCGTGCGGCGCGCGGCCAACGGCGGCTTCGGCTCGGCCGTCAACACCGGCGCGGCCGCGGCCGAGCACCCGCTGCTGCTGGTCCTCAACAGCGACGTCACGCTCGGGCCCACCTTCGTGGCCGACCTCGTGGCCGCCGCCACCCCCTGGATGCCGGCCGTCGCCGGACCGCTGGTCCTCGACCCCGGGGGGCACCCGTCGTGGACGGCGCGCCACTTCCCGACCGTCACGCACCAGAGCGTCGAGTGGCTCACGCCCCTGGCCCGCTTCCGCCACCACCGGGCGCTGCACGAGGCCGTGGGCCACGACACCCGTGCCGTCCCCGGCGCCGTGCTGCCGGTCGACTGGGTCGTCGGTGCCGCCCTCCTGCTGCCCACCGAGGCCCTCCGCGCGGTCGGCGGCTTCGACCAGCGCTACTTCATGAACTCCGAGGAGATCGACCTGCAGCGCCGGCTGCGGGCCCGCGGGGTGCCGTCGGTGTTCGTCGGCACGGTGTCGCTGGTGCACGTCGGCGGCGGGTCGTCCGACCCGGCGCGGCGCCGCCGCTGGCTCGTCGAGTCGCGGCTGCGCTACGCCGGCACCTGGGGCGGACGGCGCCGGCTGAAGGCCGCGCTCACCCTGGCCACCGGTGTCAACGCCGTGGTCAACACCGGCCGGCGCGCCGTGGGGCGCGACGTGCGCCCGCTGGAGACCGCCCGCGAGGAGCTCTCGCTCATCCACGGCGGCCCGCGATGA
- a CDS encoding lipopolysaccharide biosynthesis protein — MTTSYGVRAGRGVAATLGNQAYRILLQAASIVLLARLLTPADFGLVAMVLAVIGIGEILRDLGLSGAAIQAPELSTGQRDNLFWLNTGMGAAVSVVVAAAAPLVAAGYGRPELLGITLALAPSFLLSGLATQHRVGLLRDLRFQRLALVESAAMTVALGVGIGLALAGAGYWALVAQQVASGLVGLGLIVGADPWRPRWFRRGQGTTHFIRFGGHLLASTVVTYVGSNADTVLVGRAFGADVLGLYNRGAQLVRQPARQFSSAFGTVLQPILAKIHTDRARLEVALRDGQLAGAYPLALGAAVVAAAPVDVVRLAMGPRWLDAAPYVTAMCAGVVLRQVTNSVSQGLVACGLGSRLSQYTLFSSVVTTACIALSVLWGPVAVAWVAAMAPLLTWTVGHAALTRWTGVHCGRLRADGARVMLLALAATLAGRLLGAQLGGLHELGRFLVVAGVVVAVFAAATLLPPVRRDAQQLVRQVRESLGRGSRPVPRAMP, encoded by the coding sequence ATGACCACGTCGTACGGCGTGCGGGCCGGCCGGGGCGTCGCGGCGACCCTCGGCAACCAGGCCTACCGCATCCTGCTCCAGGCCGCGTCGATCGTGCTGCTGGCTCGGCTGCTGACCCCCGCCGACTTCGGGCTCGTCGCCATGGTGCTGGCCGTCATCGGCATCGGCGAGATCCTGCGCGACCTCGGCCTGTCGGGCGCGGCCATCCAGGCGCCCGAGCTGAGCACCGGCCAGCGCGACAACCTGTTCTGGCTCAACACCGGGATGGGCGCCGCGGTCAGCGTGGTCGTCGCGGCCGCCGCCCCGCTGGTCGCCGCCGGCTACGGCCGCCCCGAGCTGCTGGGCATCACGCTCGCCCTGGCGCCGAGCTTCCTCCTCTCGGGCCTGGCCACCCAGCACCGGGTCGGGCTGCTGCGCGACCTGCGCTTCCAGCGCCTCGCACTGGTCGAGTCAGCCGCCATGACGGTGGCCCTGGGTGTCGGGATCGGTCTCGCCCTGGCGGGCGCCGGTTACTGGGCGCTGGTCGCCCAGCAGGTGGCCAGCGGGCTGGTCGGCCTCGGGCTCATCGTGGGCGCCGACCCCTGGCGGCCCCGCTGGTTCCGGCGCGGGCAGGGGACGACGCACTTCATCCGTTTCGGCGGCCACCTGCTGGCCTCGACCGTGGTCACGTACGTCGGCTCCAACGCCGACACCGTGCTGGTGGGGCGGGCCTTCGGGGCCGACGTCCTCGGCCTCTACAACCGTGGGGCGCAGCTGGTGCGCCAGCCCGCGCGACAGTTCTCCAGCGCCTTCGGCACGGTCCTGCAGCCGATCCTCGCCAAGATCCACACCGACCGCGCACGCCTGGAGGTGGCGCTGCGCGACGGGCAGCTGGCGGGGGCCTACCCGCTCGCCCTCGGTGCGGCGGTCGTGGCCGCCGCGCCGGTCGACGTCGTGCGCCTCGCGATGGGCCCCCGCTGGCTCGACGCCGCCCCGTACGTGACCGCGATGTGCGCCGGGGTGGTGCTGCGCCAGGTCACCAACAGCGTGTCGCAGGGGCTGGTCGCGTGCGGCCTGGGGTCGCGGCTGTCGCAGTACACGCTCTTCTCGTCGGTGGTCACCACCGCCTGCATCGCGCTGTCGGTGCTGTGGGGCCCGGTCGCCGTGGCGTGGGTGGCCGCGATGGCGCCGTTGCTCACCTGGACGGTCGGGCACGCCGCCCTCACCCGCTGGACCGGCGTGCACTGCGGCCGGCTGCGGGCCGACGGCGCCCGGGTGATGCTGCTGGCGCTGGCGGCGACGCTGGCCGGGCGGCTCCTGGGGGCGCAGCTGGGCGGCCTGCACGAGCTGGGGCGCTTCCTGGTGGTGGCCGGAGTCGTGGTCGCCGTCTTCGCCGCGGCCACCCTGCTGCCGCCCGTGCGACGCGACGCGCAGCAGCTGGTGCGCCAGGTCCGCGAGAGTCTCGGGCGAGGGTCCCGCCCCGTTCCCCGGGCGATGCCGTAG
- the rph gene encoding ribonuclease PH: MTRHDGRSTDQLREVRITRNWLDHAEGSVLVEFGRTRVLCAASFTEGVPRWLKGKGSGWVTAEYEMLPRSTNTRSDRESRRGKVGGRTHEISRLIGRSLRAVIDTKALGENTIVLDCDVLQADGGTRTAAITGAYVALADAVADAKAKGLLAPNAAPLTGSLAAVSVGVVGGVPVLDLDYPEDSTAETDMNVVMTGDGRFVEVQGTAEGRPFDRDLLGRLLDLATSGCAELTVRQQQALDAPARERLA, encoded by the coding sequence ATGACGCGACACGACGGACGATCCACCGACCAGCTGCGCGAGGTGCGCATCACCCGCAACTGGCTCGACCACGCCGAGGGCAGCGTCCTCGTCGAGTTCGGCCGCACCCGCGTGCTCTGCGCGGCCTCCTTCACCGAGGGTGTCCCGCGCTGGCTCAAGGGCAAGGGGAGCGGCTGGGTCACGGCCGAGTACGAGATGCTGCCGCGGTCGACCAACACCCGCAGCGACCGTGAGTCGCGGCGCGGCAAGGTGGGCGGGCGCACCCACGAGATCAGCCGTCTCATCGGCCGCAGCCTGCGCGCCGTCATCGACACCAAGGCGCTCGGCGAGAACACCATCGTGCTCGACTGCGACGTGCTCCAGGCCGACGGGGGCACCCGTACCGCGGCCATCACCGGCGCCTACGTGGCGCTCGCCGACGCCGTGGCCGACGCGAAGGCCAAGGGCCTCCTGGCGCCGAACGCCGCCCCGCTCACCGGCTCCCTCGCTGCGGTCAGCGTGGGCGTCGTCGGCGGCGTCCCCGTCCTCGACCTCGACTACCCCGAGGACTCCACGGCCGAGACCGACATGAACGTCGTGATGACCGGCGACGGGCGCTTCGTCGAGGTGCAGGGCACCGCCGAGGGCCGGCCCTTCGACCGCGACCTGCTCGGCCGCCTCCTCGACCTGGCCACCTCGGGATGCGCCGAGCTCACGGTCCGCCAGCAGCAGGCTCTCGACGCCCCGGCGCGGGAGCGGCTGGCGTGA
- the murI gene encoding glutamate racemase has translation MTDSPIGVFDSGYGGLTVMRAILDQLPHESVAYFGDTARAPYGPRPIAQTREFALQCLDRLVDHGVKVLVIACNTASAAVLHDARERYDVPVVEVIRPAVRRAAAATRAGRVGVISTLGTHQSGAYVDAFAAAPHLEVTSVPCPRFVEFVEAGVTGGPDLVEAAHGYLDPLRELGVDTVVLGCTHYPLLTGVISYVMGDDVTLVSSAEETAKDVYRVLADGGLLRPDDLPTPGHGFTTTGDPDEFRRLAVRFLGVGSSVGPVFAAPRIGVEAVRG, from the coding sequence GTGACCGACTCACCCATCGGGGTCTTCGACTCCGGCTACGGCGGCCTGACCGTCATGCGGGCGATCCTGGACCAGCTGCCCCACGAGTCGGTGGCGTACTTCGGTGACACGGCGCGGGCCCCGTACGGACCGCGCCCCATCGCGCAGACCCGCGAGTTCGCCCTGCAGTGCCTCGACCGCCTCGTCGACCACGGGGTCAAGGTCCTCGTGATCGCCTGCAACACCGCCAGCGCGGCCGTCCTGCACGACGCGCGCGAGCGCTACGACGTGCCGGTCGTCGAGGTCATCCGCCCGGCCGTGCGGCGGGCGGCGGCCGCCACCCGCGCCGGGCGCGTCGGTGTCATCTCGACCCTGGGCACCCACCAGTCCGGCGCGTACGTCGACGCCTTCGCCGCGGCCCCGCACCTCGAGGTCACCTCGGTGCCGTGCCCCCGGTTCGTCGAGTTCGTCGAGGCCGGGGTCACCGGCGGCCCCGACCTGGTCGAGGCGGCCCACGGCTATCTCGACCCCCTGCGCGAGCTCGGCGTCGACACCGTGGTCCTCGGCTGCACGCACTACCCGCTGCTCACCGGCGTCATCTCCTACGTGATGGGCGACGACGTCACGCTGGTGTCGTCGGCCGAGGAGACCGCCAAGGACGTCTACCGGGTGCTGGCCGACGGCGGGCTGCTGCGCCCCGACGACCTGCCGACGCCGGGGCACGGCTTCACCACCACCGGCGACCCCGACGAGTTCCGGCGTCTCGCGGTGCGTTTCCTCGGGGTGGGCTCGTCGGTCGGGCCGGTCTTCGCGGCACCCCGTATCGGGGTCGAGGCGGTGCGCGGATGA
- a CDS encoding acyltransferase produces the protein MSLARRLVESAPGLRWHLSRARTPLYRCTFAAFGEGSVIVRPHILRGVDRIHVGANCAVYEGVWLQVEAGGGPLTIGDDTYLGHGVHLHAHDPVTIGRGVMLADGVFVGTADHGAHDRSAVHSTGPVSIGDGVFVGQRAIVLGGVTIGAGATVGAGAVVTRDVPAGATVAGVPARLVGGPA, from the coding sequence ATGAGCCTGGCCCGACGGCTCGTCGAGTCCGCCCCCGGCCTGCGCTGGCACCTGTCACGGGCGCGCACGCCCCTGTACCGGTGCACCTTCGCCGCGTTCGGCGAGGGCAGCGTCATCGTGCGGCCACACATCCTGCGCGGGGTCGACCGCATCCACGTCGGAGCGAACTGCGCCGTGTACGAGGGGGTCTGGCTCCAGGTCGAGGCCGGAGGCGGCCCCCTGACCATCGGCGACGACACCTACCTCGGCCACGGGGTGCACCTGCACGCGCACGACCCCGTCACCATCGGCCGCGGCGTGATGCTCGCCGACGGCGTCTTCGTCGGGACAGCCGACCACGGCGCCCACGACCGTTCCGCCGTGCACTCCACCGGGCCGGTCAGCATCGGCGACGGGGTGTTCGTGGGGCAGCGGGCCATCGTCCTCGGCGGGGTCACCATCGGGGCCGGAGCCACCGTCGGGGCCGGGGCCGTCGTCACCCGTGACGTGCCCGCGGGCGCCACCGTCGCCGGGGTCCCGGCCCGGCTCGTGGGAGGCCCGGCGTGA
- a CDS encoding glycosyltransferase family 2 protein has product MPAGTVSASVIVPSHRGAHRLPALLRALSVQDTTEPWEVLVVLDRVHDESPAVIDAFRDRLPLRALHSPAPHGVVAALNVGYDQARGRVLIRCDDDLTPAPDMVRRHVAHHRGRDDVGVSCAMRDVPSATAYWDTYGREAAARRTAQWYDREPDRRWVDWSAHNSVTRTAWSRLDHGFDPRFVYGQDSELGFRLARSGVRIVVDPALEIEHRGAPLSAANRVPRAYVAGASRSLFQRVHGEAHEVTVPLRRGLRTRAWDAGTALTAAALTEWRHYELLGRGAESASRRLPPNVGRRVVAFCVESAGRAGRRHGSTDLSTYRPQKSRELQRERPATG; this is encoded by the coding sequence GTGCCCGCAGGGACCGTCAGCGCGTCGGTGATCGTGCCCAGCCACCGGGGAGCACATCGCCTCCCGGCGCTCCTGCGCGCGCTGTCGGTGCAGGACACGACCGAGCCCTGGGAGGTGCTGGTCGTGCTCGACCGGGTCCACGATGAGTCGCCCGCGGTCATAGACGCCTTCCGCGACCGGCTCCCCCTGCGGGCCCTGCACAGCCCCGCTCCCCACGGCGTGGTCGCCGCCCTCAACGTCGGCTACGACCAGGCACGCGGGCGGGTCCTCATCCGCTGCGACGACGACCTGACCCCGGCTCCCGACATGGTGCGACGACATGTCGCCCACCATCGCGGGCGCGACGACGTCGGCGTGTCCTGTGCGATGCGCGACGTCCCGTCGGCGACCGCCTACTGGGACACCTACGGCCGCGAGGCCGCGGCGCGCCGCACCGCCCAGTGGTACGACCGCGAGCCGGACCGGCGCTGGGTCGACTGGTCGGCCCACAACTCGGTCACCCGCACCGCGTGGAGCCGGCTCGACCACGGGTTCGACCCCCGCTTCGTCTACGGCCAGGACAGCGAGCTGGGCTTCCGGCTCGCCCGCTCCGGGGTCCGCATCGTCGTCGACCCGGCCCTGGAGATCGAGCACCGGGGCGCGCCGCTCTCGGCCGCCAACCGGGTACCCCGCGCGTACGTCGCAGGCGCCTCCCGCTCCCTCTTCCAGCGCGTCCACGGTGAGGCGCACGAGGTCACCGTCCCGCTCCGTCGCGGCCTGCGGACGAGGGCCTGGGACGCCGGGACGGCCCTGACGGCGGCAGCCCTCACCGAGTGGCGGCACTACGAGCTCCTGGGGCGCGGCGCCGAGAGCGCGAGCCGCCGGCTGCCGCCGAACGTCGGGCGCCGGGTGGTGGCGTTCTGCGTGGAGTCCGCGGGTCGCGCCGGGCGGCGGCACGGCTCCACCGACCTGTCGACCTACCGGCCCCAGAAGAGCCGCGAGCTGCAGCGGGAGCGGCCCGCCACGGGCTGA
- the rdgB gene encoding RdgB/HAM1 family non-canonical purine NTP pyrophosphatase, producing MSRTLVLATRNEHKVHELRQILAGLVDDLGLEIVGAADVDGAPEVPETEVTFLGNARLKAVALARATGLPSVADDSGLAVEVLGGSPGVFSARWSGSHAGEGVARAEVDRANLDLLLEQVSDVPDEHRAAAFVCAAVVAMPDGRVEGVEGRVEGVIVREPRGTNGFGYDPVFVPTGDTRTLAEHTDAEKNAISHRGNAFRALESVLRELLG from the coding sequence GTGAGCCGCACGCTGGTCCTGGCGACCCGCAACGAGCACAAGGTGCACGAGCTGCGCCAGATCCTGGCCGGCCTGGTCGACGACCTCGGGCTCGAGATCGTCGGGGCCGCCGACGTCGACGGCGCCCCCGAGGTGCCCGAGACCGAGGTGACCTTCCTGGGCAACGCCCGCCTCAAGGCGGTCGCGCTGGCCCGCGCCACCGGGCTGCCGTCGGTCGCCGACGACTCCGGGCTCGCGGTCGAGGTCCTCGGCGGCTCGCCCGGCGTCTTCTCGGCGCGCTGGTCGGGCTCGCACGCGGGGGAGGGGGTCGCCCGCGCGGAGGTCGACCGCGCCAACCTCGACCTGCTGCTCGAGCAGGTGTCGGACGTCCCCGACGAGCACCGCGCCGCCGCCTTCGTGTGCGCGGCCGTGGTCGCGATGCCCGACGGCCGGGTCGAGGGCGTCGAGGGCCGGGTCGAGGGTGTCATCGTGCGTGAGCCCCGCGGCACCAACGGTTTCGGCTACGACCCGGTGTTCGTCCCCACCGGCGACACCCGCACGCTGGCCGAGCACACCGACGCCGAGAAGAACGCGATCAGCCACCGGGGCAACGCCTTCAGGGCGCTCGAGTCCGTGCTGCGCGAGCTGTTGGGCTGA
- a CDS encoding MBL fold metallo-hydrolase — translation MRLTVVGCSGSFAGPESPASSYLVQTEHEGRTWSVLLDLGSGALGPLQRHLDLADLDAVLLSHLHPDHCADVLGLYVTRRYRPAGPLPRRMPLYGPSGTAERLALMYHGLEPGGMESEFDVRVVRDAEPVRVGPFTVTPYAVAHPVEAYGYRVEADGEVLAFTGDTDTCDNLSPLLAGADLALLDCAFVDGRDATRGVHLTGSRAAAAAVAAGGVRRLVLTHIPAWNDPRTCRGQAAGGWPGTVELATAGWVTAVGAAPADPGSPDVAAAHRMWDAYRAATPGLPPEDDVEIGGFGDSPEMADRLLAYVLGGTKRATASLVAEYAAENEALPRVGDHWVVCDGAGSPRVVLRATELRVGPLASVDERFAWDEGEGDRTLQSWLDEHRGFFRRSCARIGTEFSDDLEVCFERFRVVWPPEHADG, via the coding sequence ATGAGGCTCACCGTGGTGGGCTGCTCGGGCTCGTTCGCCGGCCCGGAGTCGCCCGCGTCGTCCTACCTGGTGCAGACCGAGCACGAGGGCCGGACGTGGAGCGTCCTGCTCGACCTCGGCAGCGGCGCCCTCGGGCCGCTGCAGCGGCACCTCGACCTCGCCGACCTCGACGCCGTGCTGCTCAGCCACCTGCACCCCGACCACTGCGCCGACGTGCTCGGGCTCTACGTCACGCGGCGCTACCGGCCGGCCGGGCCGCTGCCGCGGCGGATGCCGCTCTACGGGCCGTCGGGCACCGCCGAGCGGCTGGCGCTGATGTACCACGGGCTCGAGCCGGGCGGGATGGAGAGCGAGTTCGACGTCCGCGTCGTCCGCGACGCCGAGCCCGTGAGAGTGGGGCCGTTCACCGTCACGCCGTACGCCGTGGCGCACCCGGTCGAGGCCTACGGCTACCGGGTCGAGGCCGACGGCGAGGTGCTCGCCTTCACCGGCGACACCGACACCTGCGACAACCTCTCGCCGCTGCTCGCCGGCGCCGACCTGGCCCTGCTCGACTGCGCCTTCGTCGACGGCCGGGACGCCACCCGCGGCGTGCACCTCACCGGGTCGCGGGCGGCGGCGGCCGCGGTCGCGGCCGGCGGGGTCCGGCGGCTGGTGCTCACCCACATCCCGGCCTGGAACGACCCGCGCACCTGCCGCGGGCAGGCCGCCGGCGGCTGGCCGGGCACCGTCGAGCTCGCCACGGCCGGCTGGGTCACCGCCGTGGGCGCGGCGCCCGCCGACCCCGGCTCCCCGGACGTGGCCGCGGCCCACCGGATGTGGGACGCCTACCGCGCCGCCACCCCCGGCCTGCCGCCCGAGGACGACGTGGAGATCGGCGGCTTCGGCGACTCCCCGGAGATGGCCGACCGCCTGCTGGCCTACGTCCTGGGCGGCACCAAGCGCGCCACGGCCAGCCTGGTCGCCGAGTACGCCGCCGAGAACGAGGCGCTGCCCCGGGTGGGCGACCACTGGGTCGTCTGCGACGGCGCCGGCTCGCCCCGGGTGGTGCTGCGGGCGACCGAGCTGCGGGTGGGCCCGCTGGCGAGCGTCGACGAGCGGTTCGCCTGGGACGAGGGCGAAGGCGACCGCACCCTCCAGAGTTGGCTCGACGAGCACCGCGGCTTCTTCCGCCGCTCGTGCGCGCGCATCGGCACGGAGTTCTCCGACGACCTCGAGGTCTGCTTCGAACGCTTCCGGGTCGTCTGGCCCCCCGAGCACGCCGACGGCTGA
- a CDS encoding NAD-dependent epimerase/dehydratase family protein, whose product MILLLTGGAGFIGQYLARRLVAAGHGVVALDSLLPQVHADPEASVAAFPGPVLVGDVADADAWRDLPGDVGAVVHLAAETGTGQSMYEVERYHHVNVGGTRAAAAFARERGVPLLSLSSRAVYGEGGYACPQHGTTFGVRCCERAEPVPSHEDDPHRPVSVYGETKSLAEAAALEAIGGAVPLTVVRPQNVVGPGQSLHNPYTGVLAAFLAMLREGRPLTVYGDGHQTRDLVHVDDLAVLLAWAVDHPPTAGEPRVLNAGSGRRTTLLELAAAAVAGAPIEGADVTHLDVHRAGDIEHACADLGRLRALGAPLPRWSAHDAVADFVRRSWDQPGAGASAWDDALAELARRGLTS is encoded by the coding sequence GTGATCCTCCTGCTCACCGGTGGCGCCGGCTTCATCGGGCAGTACCTGGCCCGCCGGCTCGTGGCGGCCGGTCACGGGGTGGTGGCCCTCGACTCCCTGCTCCCGCAGGTCCACGCCGACCCCGAGGCCTCGGTGGCCGCCTTCCCCGGCCCCGTGCTGGTCGGCGACGTCGCCGACGCCGACGCGTGGCGCGACCTGCCGGGCGACGTCGGCGCGGTCGTGCACCTGGCGGCCGAGACCGGCACCGGCCAGTCGATGTACGAGGTCGAGCGCTACCACCACGTCAACGTCGGAGGCACCCGCGCGGCCGCGGCCTTCGCCCGCGAGCGGGGCGTGCCGCTGCTCTCGCTGAGCTCGCGCGCCGTGTACGGCGAGGGTGGCTACGCGTGCCCCCAGCACGGCACCACCTTCGGGGTGCGCTGCTGCGAGCGGGCCGAGCCCGTCCCCTCGCACGAGGACGACCCGCACCGCCCGGTCTCGGTCTACGGCGAGACCAAGTCGCTCGCGGAGGCCGCTGCCCTCGAGGCGATCGGTGGCGCGGTGCCGCTCACCGTCGTGCGCCCGCAGAACGTCGTCGGCCCCGGGCAGTCGCTGCACAACCCCTACACCGGCGTGCTGGCGGCCTTCCTGGCGATGCTGCGCGAGGGGCGCCCCCTCACCGTCTACGGCGACGGCCACCAGACCCGCGACCTCGTGCACGTCGACGACCTGGCCGTGCTGCTGGCCTGGGCCGTCGACCACCCGCCCACGGCCGGCGAGCCCCGGGTCCTCAACGCGGGCAGCGGCCGGCGCACCACCCTGCTCGAGCTGGCCGCGGCGGCCGTGGCGGGAGCGCCCATCGAGGGGGCCGACGTCACCCACCTCGACGTGCACCGGGCCGGCGACATCGAGCACGCCTGCGCCGACCTCGGGCGGCTGCGCGCCCTCGGGGCCCCGCTGCCCCGCTGGAGCGCCCACGACGCGGTGGCCGACTTCGTGCGCCGGTCCTGGGACCAGCCGGGGGCGGGCGCCTCCGCCTGGGACGACGCCCTGGCCGAGCTGGCCCGGCGCGGCCTGACGTCGTGA